Within the Sarcophilus harrisii chromosome 2, mSarHar1.11, whole genome shotgun sequence genome, the region CTTCCCTTTATAGGATTCCCCCAGATTTGCTATGACACAGCAACATTCCTTCATGACTGTCTGGGACTTCAACGACTCCATTAACGAATCTCTCTTGTATTTGATCCAAATGGACAATCCAACTTAGCAGCCCCCAAATATTTCCTTCTGGAGGAGGAGAGGGTACAGTGGAGAACAGATCATAAATGGAGACCAAATCAGAGATCAAGGAATGGAGAAGGCCACCAAATCTCCAGTGAGAATGGAGTGAGACCGAAAAAGGAAATAGTTGCAGTGAAATCCAGATTGCAGCAAGATGTATCAAGATTAGCACAAGAGATGATGTTAGATTCTGAACTTAGTTGCACAAAACTACCTGCTTTTAGGTAGCCCTTCAAAGCAGAATAGAGATCTAGAGCTGCATTGGGAAACTGTGTGAAGTCCCAATTACCTCTACCCTTAGCCCTGATTTCCTACAATAGGACAAACTGAGAAGGCAACAGTTTCCCCATCTTGGGGAATAGTAATTGGAAATGGAACCTTGTTTCATTGAAGCAAGGAAGCCAGTGCTTAGAAAATGGTTCTTTTGGGAAGTGACTGATTTCTAGCATTTGCCAACCAAGATGTTGGAAGCAGCTGGGAAGGGATAGTAAAGTAGACTGAGAAAGAGCTTGCAAAGGGAGTTTACTACCTTATTGCTCAACCTGTCTCTGGTGCTCACATTTCCTGTTTTTAATTTCTACAAAGCCCTGGCGCCCAAGCTGCTCTTGCCTGGACAGGATGATTCCTGGCCCAGAAGAGATACTAGCAAGAGACTTGAAGAAGCCAGTCAGTTTGGGCTGGGCTCCCTGGCTGCTCCCTGGCAAGCTGTTGCAGTAATAACAAAAACCCGACCATCTCTAGTCTCATGCCAGAGGGAAGAAACTGAGTGATTTGATGGGAGTTGTGTGAGCCATCTAAAAACAAGGAGCAGAAGAGGGTACTGAATCTCCCTGCAGTTTATACCCAGAAGCATCAGAGGTTCATTCAGGAATCTTGTCAGCCTCCTATTAGCCACCATCCCTTAAAATTAATGATCCTATTGTGACGTACCCTTCTCACACAGggcagggggaggagaagggTATATCCCTCCATCAGTATCACAGGGTAAGATATCTCTCCCAGCATCAGGTATACTAGATTTGTGTTTTCAGGGATTCTGGCGAAAGGAACCTGGGATTTTGACAGGGCCTAACTCAGTTTCtagttattgattgattgaaacaaATCTTTAACCCAAGAATCTTTTCTCTTGGAATCCTCTGTAGCTGGTACAAGACTGGGGTGATTATGATGTCAGAAAGTTAGGGTCAGGAGCTCTCCAGCTGCTGGCTGAATTGTCCCTCcttggcttccttccttccctctatctgCCCAAGGTATATCTGTTCATTTTCCCTAGGTGAACCTAGATGCCCTTTCCTTGAGAGACTAAGCAGCTTGTAGTTTGCTGGCATAGTAGCCTGATCCCAGAATCCCTCTCTGCTTCACTGTGACTTGCTTTAAGGGTCTCAGTATTCCCATCTATTAAAAGGGAAGAATGTACTGGGGTAGAGTTGGTTGAGTTTCTTTTCCAGACTTCTTGATTTGTTTTAGGAACAGAGGACTCTTAAATCATGAATAAATGACTCTGGACAAATGAGGCAGCAGAGATCTTGAATAAGAGTTTGAATCTCTTCCAAGTAGGGGATATGTGGCTATAATGGTgacaatcattttcttttcatttttaaatatataagctAATATATGGTtctgttatttctattttggaaatAGCTCTACTgttagaagggatttcagaattcATTTAATCCAATACCGTCATATTCCTTTTAGAACACATTTAAGTATTATACAATCTCTTCTTGAATACCCTGGAAAGGAGAAACTCACTAACTTATGAGGTAACtcatttcattttaggatctgttatcattttccatcttctccttccccaagagAGAGCCAAAGCttttcagaagaaagaaatgtttttattgatggTGATCATGTgatactacaaaaataaaaataaataacaaaaataattattaaatattcagcGCAAGGGGCCGGCCCTCAAGTTACATAGTAGGATTTGGAAAAACAGGTAGGGTAAATATCAAAGAGGAATGAGGATATGGAAGAAACCTAGACATTCGGTGTCGGTCACAGTCATCCCAGACCCCCTCATAAAAGGATTGAGGAGGGTACCTCAGGAGAACAGAGGTAAGACCTGGACTGTCTGGGATACACCATTGTCTACACAGCTAGGAGAAGCACCCAAGTGCACACACACATCCCAAGACCAAAGGACATTTGAATGCCCACATAGATGGGTACATTCAAAGCCATGTGCATAAGGACATTCTACTTCCTGACTAGTCCACTGGACTATTTCACTAGGGTCCCCATCCCTGATGTCTATTTCCACACTGGCCATAGTCCCATGAACTCCAAGGGCCCCGATCTCAGAGTTCAATTCATAATTACATTTTGTAAACATTTGGACTTGGGCTCTATGGTGAAGGCAGATTGTGCTGGGGAGCCGATCTCTTCCTCTCCAGATCCAGTTTGGGATTCACCAGTAGTGAGTAACCAGATGCTCTTACCAGCCTAAAATCTCTGTGAAAACTCTAAAACACCTGATTCTGACCCTGGCCAAGGGGTCCGAGATAACCAGCGTCTAAGCCCCAGTGTGAAGGTTAAATCTGTCTTCAAGTTCCCTGGCAAGAAGCCCACATAGAGAGAACATCTCTCCGGAGTGTCTTTTCGGGGTCCAATGTGCCTGGTAGAGATGACTCAGGGCAAGAGGGAGTAGCATGGCCTTCTCCTTCCTAAGCTTCCAAGGTCTTCTCAGATGGGACCAGAAAGGCCTGTGTGGGCCTGGATCCAGGGCAGGAAGTGAGAAACACGAGCATAAACGCCAGGTTTGTTCTTTTCGGCACAGCCAAGACCCCAGCTCACAACACCAACCAGAGCCATGCGGTCACCAATGGGGCAGACCAGAGGCCCACCTGAGTCTCCCTGGGAAAGACAAGAAACAGAAGGTAAGCTTctgggaaagaaaatcaaagctgCTACCTAGAACAGCCCTGTTGTGAGGTGTCGAAGGGGCACTTTACCATGACTTTCTACAAAGACTTATTTTTAATGGcagaaaattctgatttttttcatgtcaTGATGGTATTTACTTTGTGGTACTTAAATCCCCTATGTTTCAATGAAGGCTCCAAGCAGCTGTTGGATTGCAATACACAGCGGATATAATTTACAAACCTTACCTGGGCCTTactctatcatttttttctttttctcactttctctttttctgtgtctttcaGGGACAGACAGACGAGAGAGATGGGGAAATTTTCCAGAGTTAAAAGCCTTTTATGACATTCTGGTCCTTATCTTCAAGGCTTCCACAATCCATCCCTACCTTACCTGTGTAccctttgttttctgtttctccctAACATGAACCTTCTGCTCTAGTTGGGCCAAGTTCTCAGTGCCTTGCTACTATGACACATTCATTCCTCCTTTGAATGTCATGTCCTTCTCCTTTACCCAGAATGCTCTCCCCTTTCTCTTGactatcaaccaatcaatcaacaagtgtttattaaatacctcctatgtgccagccataaaaaataaaaaatgaaattattcttacCTACAAGGAGCTGACTTACTATCATCCATATTATGCCTATTTATTTGCCAAGCCCAAGATCAAAtccttcctcatctgtgaagcaTTCTCTGATGATTCTTCCTTGTATTGCTCTCTCCCCTCAATCTCTTTATcatttataatctataatattacattttacatttaaatataatctatcttctagctatcattatttttgTGGGTATAAGTCTTGTCTCCCTAACTAGATAATAGAGTTGTAAGGTCAAGGATCATGTCTTGTATTTCTGTATCCCCATAGTGCCAGGCACTGAACTGGATATATAGAAgatcctttaaatatatatttattgaaaaaaaacctTGTACTTTTTAAGCATGAAGGATACCAGAGGAGGGAGTCTAGGGTATATGGAGGAGAAAAACTCCTCCTCCTTAGGGATGGGTATAGGAGAAATGGTGAGAAAGCCTTGGTGAGGGGCACGGGGTAGGGAGTCAAAGACCAACTCTCTTACCTGGCAGGCATCTGAAGACCACGTGGGATGGGCAGCACACACCATCTGCAGGGTGACTTCAGAGCCATAATAATCAGCTCGTTGACATTCCTTGTGCGAAATTGGTCTCACAACTCCCATTTTGAGGTATTCTGGATAGATGTAGTCATCTGTGGGGATAGTGGGGATAATAGCTTGagttaaaatattcttttcttgttgttctttcctttcctgaCCTCTCTCCCCAAAACCAGGACTCACTGTCTCTGTCAGGGAAAGTCCCCACTTTCTCTTCAACCCCAAAACAGCAATATGAGCCTGGGTAATTCCATTGACCTATAGCTGCTAGAATCACTGGCTATATCTATTTCTAAAGGGTCCATAGCCATCTCTGCAGGCTTCCCAACCTCCCAGTATCTGACTTTTTGACTTTCTCTTGCTCAAAGCCTCCCAGTTTGCTTCGCTTGATCTGGATGCCCCCTCCACCACCTTAGTCCCAAGTGTCACTCACTGTGCTCTTCAAATCCGAAGCCAGTGACCTCACAGTCACTGCCGAAGGGGATATCTGCATATGCTGGGGGGAGGCATATGGTCTGCACGGCTCTGGAGGGCTCCGCACATTTACCAGTTCTGGAACGGATTTTTAGCAGAGCTGTGGAAAAACATGGGATGGggagaatgagaagagaggagCATGACATGTGAATAGGGCCCTGAGTTTGCAGTCAAAAACTCGGACTCTAATCCTGCCTTGGACACTAACTGACTTTGTAACCCTGGGTAcctaaatcacttaacttctatccatcttattttcttcctctgtaaaatagaggaATCTAAGTTTATGATCTATGAATGGCAGACTCAAGGGAAGGTCAGGTAGAGGCCATCCTGCCAATCAGAATCACACAATGTTAGTCCTGGATGGGaccttacagataaagaaaatgaggcagggaAAGAAGTGActgcctcctggtttccctgaAGTCCCACCTTAAATCTTAGTTTCTGCAagactttcctgatttcccttaaTGCCAGaatcttccctctgagattatgtccaatttattctgtacatatctTGTTTCTACATAATTGCCTGCCTATTGTCTCCTCTTAGGCCACAGGtgtcttgagggtagggactctGTTCTGTTGtgttttttggttggttggttgtttttggCCATCTTTTTGTATGCTCAGAACTTAGCatggtacttggcacatagtaggtgctttataaataattcTTGACTTATTTATCTGACTTAGTGACTTGGTCAAGATCATTTGGAAAGCCATAATGGGATTTGGGATAAGAATCTAGTTCTCTTGAGTTCTCTCACTATTTATTGCATCATGTTGCCTCCAAGGGCCAAAGGTGGTAATCAGAAAAGGAGATGGTCTCTTTCTACATCTAAATCAGGTTAGAAACCTTCTTCCTGAGGTCAGTTATCATTCAAGCCCTACCAGGTGAGCTCAAAGGGCAGAGAACTGTTCCTCCCTCTTCTATAGCTCTTTCCTCTGCTCCTGAACAGAACCAGACCAGGACCAAAGAACGCTGGTCCTTTTGAAAAACCTTGGATCTCCTGGAGAGCTGCCTCTGCTGTGACTTTTAGCCGGATGCCCCTTTTGATGTTGTATATCAAGAATCTCTAGGCAGGATCTCAGTCCTCCCCATCACCACCTCCCAAGCCCATCTACCTCATGCTGTTGTGGGGAGTGAGGACATCTGTGTTTCCCCACCATTCTCACCCCAAGTGCTCCCCTCTTGGACTCACCAATATCATTGTGAAAAGCGATGGCTCCAGTGCTGAAATTCTCATGTAAAATCAGCTCCTCGATTTCAAACGGAATCGCTCCAAAGGACTCAGAGTTGCGCTTTGACTGGCCCAGATACAATAAGTAGGTCTCCCCCCTTTTAAGTTTACTGTAGAGACAGGGTTGAAAATTGTCAAGACCTGGTAATCACTGATGGAGGACCCCATTCCTTCCAGCCCTCAGGAGTCACCTAATCTCACTCTACCCTTAGGACAGTGATTAATCCCCTATAGGGAAAGGGCCTGCCATTGCCCTCAGAGGGAGGGATACAGGTTATTTGGGTGACAGGTAGAGTCATGGGCCAGGGAAGCAATGTGAATCTGTGAGTCTCTGGGGTGGGCAGACTTACGGAAAGCAGTGGGCAGCACTGATTACCCAGCAGGAACTGATGAGGGCACCCCCACAATTAAAGGTAATGCTCCCCCCTGGATGCCTCCTGTAGATGGCAGCAAACCAAGGCTGGTTCTCGATGGGCGTTCTGTTTCCCCCAACGATCTTGAAGCGGGGTGTCATCGATTTATGGCCACACTGGAATCCTTTTTCTGTGGGGGAAGACAGGGTTTCATGAGGGAGGTTTCTTGGAGCAGTCCTAGGTCACCAAAGACTAGGCAGGACCCCACATCCGTCCCacttccctcccatccccaacCTCCCTGCTTTTGGGTGAGAGTAACTGAACAGTGGGTTAGTGTCCAGTTTCAGGTCTCACTCACCAGTAGGACACTGGGGCACTTTGCATTCCCTCACATACTGCTTCCTGCCAACCTCCACAAAACACCATGGCCTCCTCTGGTTGTTTGGGTTTCtgaaaatacataggaaaaagtgaaatatagGAGGAATATCATTCAACCCAActaaaatttaaagtttattcTTGAGTGGGCTGGACCAGGCTCTGgcaatgaaaaggcaaaaaagtgcTTTCAAAAAGCAGACTTTTTGATTAGTGGAAGTAGGAGTGGGATACAAAATGCATAAAGATAAGTGCCAATgtaaagaaacacagagagaccagaaaaagaagtagagaacataTTAACTGGAGGACACTCCAGAAAGTTTGCTAAGCTGGAAAATATGGATGATGAAAGAAAGAGCGAAGTAGACATGGGAGACAGTTAAAGAGAATGAAACCTCATGGAAGCATAAGATACAACTGCTGGGCTTGGGGAATAAGAAATAATCCTATTTGTCTGGAATGTAGCCTTCCTGAAGGCTACAAAAGGCTTCCAAAGTCAAATAAATCTAGAGGGGGTAAACTGGATACGGATATTGGGAGACTTCAAATGACCAGatagaggagtttgtattttttccccaaaggcaATGGGGAACTATGTCAAGGATTTTGAATAGTGGAGTGACAGGGTTAGACTTTGGATAGcataaagattattttggcaggtGGGATAAAGGATGGAttgaaaatagagagaaaatgggAGGTAGCAGACCAATTAAATAAGCTGCTGGCTACATGAGTGgagagagaaaatgtaagaaatattGTGAAAgcagacttggcaactgattagatatgggaTATGggggataagaaagggggagtgATTCAGAGGATGGGAACCTGAATGACTAGGAAGATAGTGGTATGTTCAATAGAAGGAGGGAAGTTTGGAGGAGGAATGTGTAGGAGGATGAGGGTGAGTTAGTGTGCTCCTAATCAGAAATCTGTCTTTCTAGGCTCTAGAGAAGTGTTTCTAGTCTACCCAGCCTCCTTTCCAATGCCCCTCATCCCTTGGGATTTTCCCAGAAAATCTTATCCTGAGGAACCTCAGCAAAGAGTTGGTGTGAAAGGCCCAGAGCCTAGGACTAGCTTGctaaattgaaaggaaaatatgGATAATGAAAGAAAGAGCCAAGTAGACATGGGAGAATGTTAAAGAGAATGAACCTCGTGGAAGCATAAGATacataataatcattattatgcaatacaatacaaaataagatacataattacaaaaataaatgtctatAAGAAAAATTTCCTGGAAGAGTCCATCAAAGAGGATACAGATGATACATTTTAAAGTTGTGTAGTGAGctaggaaacaaagaaatttgCTCTCTAAAAGACTTATTGTATACATGAATAAAGATTACAAaactggggagaaaaagaagcaCATCCTGGGTGACAGTTTGAGAAGGATGGAGTGGGATTGGAGACAGATAAGGGGAATAGTATTTATCACTTCCTTCTCACCTGCAGTAATTGTGCTTCCCTAAGCCCAATTGCATTGCATCTGGCCGGTTGGCATGGTACAGTTGTGAGGATAAGACGGGTGAGTTCCACTTCGCAC harbors:
- the PLAU gene encoding urokinase-type plasminogen activator — encoded protein: MRVLLASLLLCVLTLGCRALKKRDYASDSDCGCLNNGVCISYKYFKIHRCSCPENFIGEHCEIDISQKCYKGNGHSYRGMVSQDIWGNPCAKWNSPVLSSQLYHANRPDAMQLGLGKHNYCRNPNNQRRPWCFVEVGRKQYVRECKVPQCPTEKGFQCGHKSMTPRFKIVGGNRTPIENQPWFAAIYRRHPGGSITFNCGGALISSCWVISAAHCFPKLKRGETYLLYLGQSKRNSESFGAIPFEIEELILHENFSTGAIAFHNDIALLKIRSRTGKCAEPSRAVQTICLPPAYADIPFGSDCEVTGFGFEEHNDYIYPEYLKMGVVRPISHKECQRADYYGSEVTLQMVCAAHPTWSSDACQGDSGGPLVCPIGDRMALVGVVSWGLGCAEKNKPGVYARVSHFLPWIQAHTGLSGPI